ggcttatggttacgagactgcaccctaagtggggttttcttcggccgagtgcagtataagccaagacttgtcaagaatggaaggtacgcttcaaacgtccctggactcttgactcaaccgtgtacctcggcgccttgatcagatctgcactccttgggagagtccttattaccttagtcgcccaacccaagtcatatgcttaagctgagaatccaaggtgcctctcccggatgggctttattgaccccaaatctccatgactcaggttccggtggcggtgtagcctttccctgagccatgcaggtaccccctaatatgacgtactttaggtcttacatttgcctcttgcgaaattttattcgcgaactagggtgtacgccataaaggttcgcccctttcttttatgtcattgttctgtgattatctctgcgaaaatttcgcacatcatgatcttgttttgatatgaataatcttgcaattatttttcagaatccataacttctcaaagcttcttacggataatatctttttaatacaacctgttccatggtctgtcaagtctatgaccaacatctctccttctggatccattaatctataagctcctttccaactatctccttaatgatgtaaggtccatcccattttttcgctaattttccaccattttctctgatatattggtgtctctcgcagaactaaatctcctggttgaattcgcgtactttgacacgtttattatattctcgggctaatcttcgctgataattctccatatgttgtaaagctttttctcttctttcttctaattcatcaagtttatttaagatcaaacccgcactaagatttttctcccaagcttctctttttttgtcggaataacaacttctgttggtaacaccgcttcaactccgtatgttaaacaaaaaggtgacattccagtagcttctcttctagttgtattataagcccatactgcattatgtacttgttcgcaccatgctctgtgatgtccttccaatttcttcttaatatatctgcaattgttttgtttgttgcttctacctgcccattagcttgtggatacaaaggagtagactttccacattttatcttgaatgcattaagtagcatttctatattctgtccttcaaattttcccattatcagataccaactgcgcaggaattccgaatctgcaaatgatattttcgaatatgaatgtaaagatatctttgtcgcgaatatgtactgccttcacttctgtccattttgtgaaataatctgttgcgactattaaatatcttctttgtccagaacctggtaaaaatggcccacaatatctaagccccactttccaaaaggccacacactggttgaagatgatagtggtgctccaggtgcatgtattttctttccatgcctgACAATCTTcgcgcaacgtcttgatatttgtttttcatcttcgtgcatgtatggccagtaatagccttgcatttttctctatgtgccaaagatcttcccccgctatgattgccagcatccccactatgtaacatttttagcactttttctccttcctctcgtgtcaaacatctgagtgatggtccattaaaggattttcggtatagcaacccatctcttaattcataattcgttgcggcTTTTtaattgtgtgtttccaatctatttcttggtgtttctcctttcgccaaatatgcatgaagttccattctccagtctgcgatattgttcgtttgttcttcttcttcattgtctattatcatcacatccacttcttcttcttctttattgattgatggtgacagaagtgtttgtatttttatgcatctcgcagttggatctgtcatcatgcttgagatgaaagcaaaagcgtctgcgagtctgttatcctttcttgaaatgtgcctccattttttttgggattttcgctgacaattcttcaacgagcttcttgtatttcttcaaggatggttcatttgtagtatactctccctttatttggcgaataactagctgcgaatcactagtgatcctggcattttctagtttcatttctattgcgaattttaaggcatgtatcacagcttcatattttttcattattagtggatgcaattccaatctgaatgaaaaagccatctttattccttcggcgaaattaaaacaattccaactccatttccttctccatttgatgatccatctaccaatatctcccatctatttggttctgttaaaatcttttggatctccgtgttcttcttctatatccatcatttcttctactgcttcatcttcttctaaaggaaattctgccaagaaatctgcaacaacttgtgattttggtgaagacaaaatttcatatttaatatcaaagtggcctacttgtgcattccatctctccactcttcctgatcttttagaattcttcatcactgattcaattggtacttttgttaatacctttatcttatgcgctgaaaatatatgcggagcttaaaatgcataaactaatgctaagattaacttctcaatctttgagtaattcttctcggcagtattaaaagttttgctaatgtaataaatgggtttctccactcctgcgtctactcgcaataacacaacacttaatgcatgcgacgtcgtcgcaagatagatcaataattcttctcctgattctgctttttgtaaaatagttgtattcataagatgttctttgatcccttgaaaagctttttcacattcatgtccatttaaatttcgcacccttcttgagtatatcgaaaaaatatttgcatttgtctgatgatcgcgaaatgaatctccccagcgaagctagaagcccaaacttctgtacatcttttattgttgctggtgttggcatgtcacgaactgcttgcactttttctggatcaacctgtattccttcctttgatacaatgtagcctaaaaatttcccgatgcaactccaatagtacacttctcaggattcaatttaatgttatactgccgcatttgttcaaaaatctccctcaggtcttgtacatggtctttagcttctttactctttactaacatgtcatccacgtatacttctaatgttttgtgtatccattttgcgaacaccttctctaccattctttggtatgtcgctcccgcatttcgcaaaccaaatggcattttcgtgtaacaatataaacctctaggggcgaaaagcagtatgttcttgatcttcttcagcgagagggatttggttataccctttgtacccatctaaagacgatactctatcgtttcccgctgcggattccaccatttgaggaatatctggtaacggaaaatatctttggggcaagctttgtttaaatcagtgaaatctatgcaaatcctgattcctttgttttttttgggacaatgaccatattcgctatccattctgggtatttagcttctcttatgattcccgcatcaagcattttctgtagttcttcttctatttgggaatggtaagttgttgcaatttttcttactctgtttaaatggtctcacatttttgttaatctccaacttgtggcatgcaattgatggatctattcccggtatctcatccatgcttcctgcgaaaacatctttatattctcgcaaaaggttaacagttctttcttcttcttccacatccattttggttccaattctcaatattagaggttcttctatagtcccaacgtttatttcttttgttggttctgcggcagtgtaactgggtttaggttctcccattggtgttggttcttttattgttttcacaggtccttctccttccttccgaaatttcgctgggtattcctttgccttcttttgcccttatcatatatactctaaattcttcttctttctttgcttcctttgccaactttctgcgaaattgtttcttttttgcttgtccttcataatgctttacttcaatttgatgacataatttcgcattgtcaacatctcctctgatttcacctattccatttggtgtggggaatttaatacattgatgcaacgttgatactacagcttttatcgcatgtatccatggtcttcctaataacatattatatggcgattccatatccaccacgcacagtgttacgtgtgtttcgatctctccaagtggaattcgtaccactatttctcctttaggttttgttgtggattttccaaagccgtaaacaaaatatgttgaactggacatttcttcatctttaaatcccattccccggaatgcatgataaaatattatatccactgaacttcctgtatcgattaaagttctgttcaatatccattctcccgtggattttgttgttgtctccttctcttttcgcgtaataggcactgtaataaccaacggagatgtgtggttcaaattttcttttggtatttcttccgccatgaatgtaattttttgcttttcccaatctttcatgggtgatgtcttttctactgccataaccttccttccttcaaaatttcgtttatgtattcttcctttgatgttttcatggaattcattaaccatcgtttttgttatcatattacactccaatcttttgtcatcttcattaattctaatcatctttcttttaactggttcactgatttatttaatcactttcttgatttgaacattctcaacaacaatcttcaactttcgatcttgaagtccctgtttctagcgtcattatgtagttgcaggaaatcctacactacacccctcatatgatttcattattactcaactcatttttagatttacactcttaattttattgatcaatttttgaatattcttacaagaaaagataaaggaatcaagaataacctctgctctagactttctctctcatatttacttgtttcttactcaaaaaagatctctccctttctttacaactgaacgactatttatagggaaatacaccgtggatgacagctaatctgtcctttattttcggaaatgacttgtgatattctcgcaaccttataaatcttaatctcgcaaactctctaattttcgcaggaccatcacatctttctcatgattttagctgacgtcgtttgttatatcatttttgaaattgttctgtgacgctgttgtgttgtgttgttgataatctcgctaagatattattgttgcgagattctgatcctacagctgTTACATCATTTATTCTGTTGATTTTGGCAGCTTTGTCTGCTGATCCATTTAGATCACGACTAATGtgataaaaattaacaaaaacaaaGTGATCAAGAAACAATCATCTAGAATAGTACAACTAGAGTAGCTAATTTGGTTAGAACTTTTATTTAAGTAGgagataatatattttttttttcatctcctaTGATGACTATTTTGTGGTAGCTTTTCACCTTGAGCCATTTGATGGCCTCGTATGCTGCCAAACTTTCTCCTACCTCTGCGTCATTTTTTGTGGCCATTTTTCATCACCTAACTTTCGTATCACCATCTTTTCTCTTGCTCACACATGGTCAAACCACATGCACGAGCTTGCACGTGCTTAAGGATTGTTTTAATCTAAATTCTTCTCATTCCTTGAAATTTTAAAATAATTTAAAACCACGATATTCTAATACGTTTGTTGTCTCTAGTGCCATCGTAGCCACTAGGCGGGGCCCATCATTTATGTATGTGTACCTAACTATTAACTAGTCGTGTTTAGGAGGAAACAGTTTCCGGCTTTGGGAATTACGTGGCCTAATTCTACTGTTGTTGCCATAACGTCCCATGATACTTTTACTATGTAGACATCGAAAAGAAACACAAAACTCTGCATGTTGCTCTTGCTCGCAATGTCGGCTGGCACCCCTTTTTACTACCATCGGTGCTTTGGGTGCTAAGTACCGTCGTACCAAGCTCATTGTAAGTTTATCATGTGGCTGCTGTCTTTGTACCATGTTAAGATTTTTGAGACGTATCTCGAGGAAAGTAAATTTTACTTGGGGACGATATACTCCCTTAGTTTTAATACCAAGCAAAACCAAAAGACGAGAAAGCGACTTGTTAAGGAATTCAAAGCTGAGAAAATAAAGTGTTTTTTGGTAGACCCTAGGAGTTCATTGCCCACACAAACCACATTGGCGTGCGTATTCTTAATCTACGTGCATTTATCTAATTGGCTGCATGTAGGACCCCCGCGAGAACCAAAAGGGCCGCCTAACTGCTTTATTGTCCCGCTCTCTCTTCAGTTAATCCAATTAGCCGGTGCCAAAAACCATTCCCACCCCCACAGGAGCACATGCTTTCACTCCCCGCTCCATCCGGAAAATAAAACTCGTCACGAGTCAACGCATCACGATTCGCTCTCTCTTGTCTTGtaattaatttgcaaaagaagaaaaagaaacgatTCACGAGTCTCACGACTTCATCACAACTGACTCGTGTAGTGTATTTGCAAATCATTTGGTTGGTGAATAAACACCCCACGGGAAACGATGGGCAGAGCAGAAGCCTTGTAGGACAACATTCTGAAAATTAGATTAAACGTTAAGGGCGTTTTTGGGAATGAAAAATACCATTAGTACAACCGAGCCTAGACCGAGTAAAACAGGTTCGGTTTGTTTACCGAGGCTAAACAAAAAACCTTTCAAGTGTATCTGAGAAAGGAAGAACCGTAACCCGTGGGAACAGAGAAGCGAAGATCGCGGACTTATATTAAGGACAGAGGGCCATGAACAAAAAGAGTTTGGAGGGCGTACACTTTGTTATCCTACGCTCACTTTGTTCTTTCTTTGTTTCACTCACTCTCTCTCTGAGACTCGCTcagtcttttctttctttctcttttctatttttgctttcacgaatcctaaaatcacacttttctttttctttttttctctttttaacaTTCACAGATTTACACaaatccttttcttcttcttcttcttcttctccttctccgtaTTCTCACTCTCTTAAACTCCAAACCAAAaaactttcattttctttctaTATCTTTAAGTCACTCTCTGAACTTCATTAATGAAGTGAGTAGAGAGAGCTTGTGAAGAAGATGATCTTTTCCCCTTTTCATTTCCATTCTTCTCCTTCTTACTTTGTTATTTACAactaaatttaattaattatctCCATTCTTATTTCtgatctgaaaaagaaaaagtacACAATTTcagatctctcttttttttcttttttattagaaaatgtgagagagaaagagaaaaattaGAGATAAGTTATGATGGCTGGTAATGGAGGAGTAAGTAGTGTAAGAAATGGTGGAGCTTCGATTAGTGCTGCAACTACTGATATCGGTTCTCCAACTAGGTTTCATCATCACCATGAACgggtaaaaaaaaacaaataaaaatgcattttacttttttttttctttttgccagagtaaaacaatttttttagatttgtgattaatttgattcttGATTTTTGTCTTTTATGGAGTAATTTTTTTAATGGAATTTGCTAGTTATTCTTTGCATTTTGAAAGTATGAGGTTATTATCTTTTGATCACTAAAGCAAGATTATCACTGACTAAAATAAAGAGGGTATAAAGCAAGATTATCACAGAAAGACTGAGAACCAGTCCAAGGAAATACAGGAATTATGGAGGTTCAAAATACATATGAGGTTATTGTTTGTCAGATTTAGGgcattatgtgaaataacttctCCACTTGTTGTTTACtttgtttgattgttgttgatctTTCATTTAGTTACTGTAAATTTAACCTAGATTGAGGTTTTACCAAACTTTGGCTTTGATTTAGTGTATTAGTACTAAGTTGTTAGCTTTGATATTATTGGGTAGTAGTTGTTCTTAAGTTCCTTTCTGAAATGCTTGGGTTCTGCTTTATAGTGATCTAGTCTGTGCTTAGTGTTTTGTATTTAGCTAATTGATATTGCGCCATCTTCACAACTGGTATGCATTGAGCTTCTTATTTTAGGTAGTTGTTAAGGGTTTTGATTTAACTGGTGCTTTATTTTTAGTGATTAAGGTAGAAACATGTTATCTACTTTCTCTATAACATGTTTCAGGTTTCTTTCGTTATTAATCAACCTCAATGTCATTTTGAACTTGTTTTGTcaaatatttcttttattctcctgTTTCTCCACATCTCTACAAGGTTCGGAATCATGAGATGCTTCACACGGTGTTTACACTTGCTGTAAACTTCTTTAACATTTCAGTGTCACACACCTGAATAGAATTTTGAAGTCAAATATGCCTGTAATAATGTTAGGTTCCACTGGTTGCTAAGAAGGGTCCAACAACTAACCCTGTGTTTTGGTGGGTTTGCATACACAGCACTGGTAGTATATGTAGTGTTAGGGAGGTAAACCACTGGTAGTTGGAAGTTTTTTCTATGAATCACAATGCACGAATCTACTCATGGGTGAATAGCATAGTTTACTTATCTTGGCAAAGATCTTTTCTTATATGACCAGATCACACATTATGTGATATAGAATAATATGGGATCAGGCCAAAAGCTTGATATACATTTACTTATAGATTTGGGTTGAACTTATGTATATGCTTCGTCAATTTTGTTATTTATGCTTTAGTATTTGTGTGATATACAATACATAACCTGAACCTTAACCTTACTGTGCAGCGAAGGAGATGGGGAGGCTGCTGGGGTGGGTTATCATGCTTCGGATCGCAGAAAGGTGGGAAACGGATTGTACCTGCAACTCGTATTCCAGAGGGGAATACATCAGGAAACCGCGGAAATGGGCCTGCACCTGGCGGCTCTCACCAAACTACAACAATATCACCATCTCTTCTAGCTCCACCATCTTCCCCAGCATCTTTTACAAACTCTGCCCTACCTTCTACTGCTCAATCACCAAGCTGTTTCTTGTCATTGTCTGCCAATTCTCCTGGAGGTCCTTCTTCTAGCATGTATGCTACAGGGCCTTATGCCAATGAAACTCAACTGGTCTCTCCTCCCGTTTTTTCAACTTATACAACTGAACCATCTACTGCTCCTTTCACTCCTCCACCAGAATTGAATCACCTTACGACTCCCTCATCTCCAGATGTACCTTACGCTCAGTTTCTTTCATCTTCAATGGATCTTAAAAGTGGTGGCAAATCTGGTTATGTTAGTGCTAATGACCTTCAAGCAACATATCCGCTTTATCCTGAAAGTCCAGCGAGCAGTCTCATTTCACCAATTTCAAGAACTCCTGGTGATGGAGGACGATCCCCTTCATCATTTCCTGATCGATGGGGTACTTCAATCTCTGCCCAAGATTCTCAATATCCTCGAAGCCCATCATCTAGGTTATTTGGACTTGATACACCTGGGTCGAAAAATTTCATGCTCTCCCAAGATGCTGGTTTCTTCTGCCCTGCGACTTCTGCACAATTCTATCTGGATCAAGCTCAGCAGTCATATCATTTATATCCTCATAATGGAGGGCGTTTAAGCATTTCCAGAGAAGCTGATGTTCACGTGAGTAATGGAAAGCACAATAAAAAGGCAGATGTTGAAGAAGTTGAAGCATACCGAGCATCCTTCGGATTTAGTGCCGATGAAATTATCACAACTCCGCATTATGTAGAAATTTCAGATgatgttttagatgaaaattttaCCATAGCCCCTTTTGCATCTAGTAATTTGAACTTGGAAGAATCAATACCTGAAATGTATAATGGGGAAGAAAACAAGCAAACAACAAAAATGAAATTGTTGGATTTCAG
This DNA window, taken from Papaver somniferum cultivar HN1 chromosome 3, ASM357369v1, whole genome shotgun sequence, encodes the following:
- the LOC113356729 gene encoding uncharacterized protein At1g76660-like, which codes for MMAGNGGVSSVRNGGASISAATTDIGSPTRFHHHHERRRRWGGCWGGLSCFGSQKGGKRIVPATRIPEGNTSGNRGNGPAPGGSHQTTTISPSLLAPPSSPASFTNSALPSTAQSPSCFLSLSANSPGGPSSSMYATGPYANETQLVSPPVFSTYTTEPSTAPFTPPPELNHLTTPSSPDVPYAQFLSSSMDLKSGGKSGYVSANDLQATYPLYPESPASSLISPISRTPGDGGRSPSSFPDRWGTSISAQDSQYPRSPSSRLFGLDTPGSKNFMLSQDAGFFCPATSAQFYLDQAQQSYHLYPHNGGRLSISREADVHVSNGKHNKKADVEEVEAYRASFGFSADEIITTPHYVEISDDVLDENFTIAPFASSNLNLEESIPEMYNGEENKQTTKMKLLDFRGPKSTSDQVLGRVHGKVKEHLRNGFKDHRPEKQTSGEASEHRKLDQNHALTDEEDIFSMMGSSKSNKRYHRLGSSSSDAEVDYRRGRSLREGRGDFAWRG